The following coding sequences are from one Shewanella eurypsychrophilus window:
- a CDS encoding CPXCG motif-containing cysteine-rich protein, which translates to MKFATQTISCPHCGHHQHIDVDGTSGDQDYYDDCRICCNPIHMRLHLDEARHTIELFIDSGDEQIY; encoded by the coding sequence ATGAAGTTTGCAACCCAGACCATTAGTTGTCCCCATTGTGGGCACCATCAACATATTGATGTGGATGGCACCAGTGGTGATCAAGATTATTATGATGATTGCAGGATCTGCTGTAACCCAATCCACATGCGGTTACATTTAGATGAAGCTAGGCATACAATAGAATTGTTTATCGACTCAGGTGACGAGCAAATATATTAA
- a CDS encoding pteridine reductase: MESWALVTGGAKRIGRVIARKLHSNGYKVLIHYSNSHSEAQSLCNEFNRLRENSSVIVQAELSNELGIMQLAQRAADYPLAVLVNNASAFYPMPLEAANFNDCQRLLSINLLAPYLLAQQLATSLSKHQGTIINLLDIHGTKPLKDHGLYSISKAALQMATLSLAQELGPEIRVNGVAPGAIIWPENSKNGAQDSIIKQIPLARCGAPSDIADTVQFLVDSHYISGQIIAVDGGRTVTGYLGA, encoded by the coding sequence ATGGAAAGTTGGGCATTGGTAACTGGGGGCGCTAAGCGTATAGGACGGGTAATAGCAAGGAAGTTACATTCAAACGGCTACAAGGTGTTGATCCATTATTCAAATTCACACAGTGAAGCTCAATCCTTATGTAATGAGTTTAATCGATTAAGAGAAAACTCTAGTGTTATTGTTCAAGCAGAGCTATCTAATGAACTCGGCATTATGCAATTAGCACAACGAGCTGCAGACTACCCATTGGCTGTACTTGTGAATAATGCTTCGGCCTTCTATCCCATGCCATTAGAAGCAGCGAACTTCAATGACTGTCAGCGGCTTCTGAGTATAAATCTACTCGCCCCTTACCTACTTGCTCAACAACTTGCAACATCACTGTCTAAACATCAAGGCACTATTATCAACTTGCTCGATATACACGGGACAAAGCCGTTAAAAGACCATGGTTTGTATTCTATCTCAAAAGCAGCTTTACAGATGGCTACGCTTTCTCTAGCACAAGAGCTAGGCCCAGAGATAAGAGTTAATGGTGTTGCTCCTGGTGCAATAATATGGCCAGAAAATAGTAAAAATGGCGCACAAGATTCTATAATTAAACAGATCCCATTAGCTCGATGCGGCGCACCTTCAGACATCGCGGACACAGTGCAATTTTTGGTAGATAGCCACTATATATCAGGGCAAATTATCGCAGTAGATGGCGGCCGTACAGTAACCGGTTATTTGGGGGCTTAA
- the thrS gene encoding threonine--tRNA ligase translates to MPVITLPDGSKREFANPVSTLDVAADIGPGLAKACIAGRVNGELKDACDIIDTDSELSIITAKDEAGVEILRHSCAHLLGHAFKQLWPEAKMAIGPVIDNGFYYDIDLDHKLTQEDIDALQKRMTQLAKTGYKVEKRVGSWQVARDTFEARGETYKMEVLDENISKDDEPALYHHEEYVDMCRGPHVPNMKFCQNFKLMSVAGAYWRGNSDNKMLQRVYGTAWADKKALKVHLNRLEEAAKRDHRKIGKQLDLYHMQEEAPGMVFWHNDGWSIFLELERFIRQKLGQYTYQEVKGPLMMDRVLWERSGHWDKYSEAMFTTNSENREYAIKPMNCPGHVQIFNQGLKSYRDLPLRMAEFGCCHRNEPSGSLHGLMRVRGFTQDDAHVFCTEDQVQQEVSACIKMVYDTYETFGFKDIVVKLSTRPEKRIGDDDMWDRAEEALKQALAANEIEFEILPGEGAFYGPKIEFTLHDCLNRAWQCGTVQLDYALPGRLGATYVAEDNSRQTPVMIHRAILGSLERFIGILIEEYAGKFPAWLAPQQAVVMNITDKQSDYVDEVVNLLKESGIRASKDLRNEKIGFKIREHTLRRVPYLLVVGDQEMENKEVAVRTRDGVDLGKMRIEDFAAKLNKQISLRSLNLLED, encoded by the coding sequence ATGCCTGTTATTACACTTCCTGATGGAAGCAAACGTGAGTTTGCTAACCCGGTTTCTACTTTAGATGTTGCTGCCGATATTGGACCTGGTCTTGCTAAGGCTTGTATCGCTGGCCGTGTTAATGGTGAGCTTAAAGATGCTTGCGATATTATTGACACCGATTCAGAGTTGTCGATCATCACAGCAAAAGATGAAGCGGGCGTAGAAATACTTCGTCACTCATGTGCTCATCTACTCGGCCATGCATTCAAGCAATTATGGCCTGAAGCAAAGATGGCTATTGGCCCAGTTATCGATAATGGTTTCTACTATGATATCGACCTTGACCACAAGCTGACCCAGGAAGATATTGATGCGCTGCAAAAGCGTATGACTCAACTTGCTAAGACAGGTTATAAAGTCGAAAAGCGAGTCGGAAGCTGGCAAGTAGCCCGTGATACATTTGAAGCTCGCGGCGAAACATACAAGATGGAAGTCTTGGATGAAAACATCAGTAAAGATGACGAGCCTGCGTTATATCATCATGAAGAGTATGTTGATATGTGCCGCGGCCCTCATGTACCGAACATGAAGTTCTGTCAGAATTTTAAACTGATGAGTGTGGCTGGAGCATATTGGCGTGGCAACTCAGACAATAAGATGTTGCAACGTGTCTATGGCACTGCTTGGGCAGACAAAAAAGCACTGAAAGTACACCTTAATCGTCTAGAAGAAGCGGCTAAACGTGATCATCGTAAGATTGGTAAGCAGCTAGACCTTTATCATATGCAAGAAGAAGCGCCAGGTATGGTGTTTTGGCATAATGATGGCTGGAGCATATTCCTTGAACTTGAAAGGTTCATTCGTCAGAAGCTAGGTCAGTACACATACCAAGAAGTTAAAGGTCCTCTGATGATGGACCGTGTACTTTGGGAACGTTCTGGTCACTGGGATAAGTACTCAGAAGCCATGTTCACGACTAACTCAGAAAATCGTGAATATGCAATTAAACCGATGAACTGCCCTGGTCACGTACAAATTTTCAATCAGGGTCTTAAATCCTATCGTGATCTACCATTACGTATGGCCGAATTTGGTTGTTGTCACCGTAACGAGCCATCAGGTTCGCTACATGGCTTAATGCGTGTTCGTGGTTTCACCCAAGATGATGCACACGTATTTTGTACCGAAGATCAAGTTCAGCAGGAAGTGAGTGCTTGTATCAAGATGGTTTACGATACTTATGAAACTTTCGGTTTTAAAGATATCGTGGTTAAGCTATCGACTCGTCCAGAAAAACGTATCGGTGATGATGATATGTGGGATAGAGCTGAAGAGGCGCTAAAACAAGCGCTTGCTGCGAATGAGATTGAATTTGAAATCTTACCTGGTGAAGGTGCATTCTACGGTCCTAAGATTGAGTTTACACTTCATGACTGTCTAAATCGTGCATGGCAGTGTGGTACGGTTCAGCTTGATTACGCTTTGCCGGGTCGTCTTGGTGCAACTTATGTTGCCGAAGATAACAGTCGTCAAACGCCAGTAATGATCCATCGTGCAATTTTAGGTTCATTAGAGCGTTTTATCGGTATTCTTATCGAGGAATATGCAGGCAAATTCCCAGCTTGGTTAGCTCCACAACAAGCCGTTGTCATGAATATTACTGACAAACAGTCAGATTATGTCGATGAAGTGGTCAATTTATTAAAAGAAAGTGGAATTCGTGCCTCTAAAGACTTGAGGAATGAGAAAATAGGCTTTAAAATACGTGAGCATACCTTAAGGCGTGTACCTTATTTATTGGTCGTAGGCGATCAAGAAATGGAAAATAAGGAAGTTGCGGTGCGAACCAGAGATGGTGTTGACTTAGGCAAAATGCGAATCGAAGATTTCGCCGCCAAGCTCAACAAACAAATTTCGCTCCGTAGTCTCAATTTGTTGGAGGATTAG
- the infC gene encoding translation initiation factor IF-3, translating to MKIKKAAGRQAAPNRINELITGVQQVRLNGLEGEPLGLLSMREAQELADEAGVDLVEISPNAEPPVCRIMDYGKFLFDKAKAQKEQKKKQKIVQVKEIKFRPGTDENDYQVKLRNLTRFLTDGDKAKVTLRFRGREMAHQSLGMKLLNRIKDDLAEIAVVESFPKMEGRQAVMVLAPKKK from the coding sequence ATAAAGATCAAAAAAGCAGCAGGGCGCCAGGCGGCCCCGAATAGAATAAACGAACTCATCACAGGCGTTCAGCAAGTACGTTTGAACGGTCTAGAAGGTGAGCCACTTGGATTACTCTCAATGAGAGAGGCACAGGAACTCGCTGACGAAGCAGGTGTAGATCTTGTTGAAATTAGTCCTAACGCTGAGCCGCCGGTTTGCCGTATAATGGACTACGGAAAGTTCCTTTTCGATAAAGCGAAAGCTCAAAAGGAACAAAAAAAGAAGCAGAAAATCGTGCAGGTGAAGGAAATTAAATTCCGTCCCGGTACTGATGAAAACGATTACCAGGTAAAACTACGCAACCTGACTCGTTTTCTAACTGACGGTGACAAAGCGAAAGTAACGCTGCGTTTTCGTGGTCGTGAGATGGCTCACCAAAGTCTTGGTATGAAACTTTTGAATCGTATCAAAGATGATTTGGCTGAGATAGCAGTAGTTGAGTCTTTCCCGAAAATGGAAGGGCGTCAAGCTGTGATGGTACTCGCGCCGAAAAAGAAATAG
- the rpmI gene encoding 50S ribosomal protein L35 has translation MPKMKTDKGVAKRFKKTANGFKRKQAHLRHILTKKSTKRKRHLRAKCQVSKSDLPAIARQLPYA, from the coding sequence ATGCCTAAAATGAAAACAGACAAGGGTGTAGCGAAGCGCTTTAAAAAAACTGCTAATGGTTTTAAGCGTAAGCAAGCCCATTTACGTCATATTTTGACAAAGAAGAGCACTAAGCGTAAACGTCACTTACGTGCAAAATGTCAAGTATCTAAATCTGACCTGCCTGCAATTGCACGTCAACTACCATACGCTTAA
- the rplT gene encoding 50S ribosomal protein L20 has protein sequence MPRVKRGVTARARHKKVLKLAKGYYGARSRTYRVAKQAVTKAGQYAYRDRRQKKRQFRQLWIARINAAARQNGLSYSRFINGLKKASIEIDRKILADIAVFDKVVFTTLVEKAKEALAK, from the coding sequence ATGCCTAGAGTTAAGCGTGGTGTAACCGCTCGTGCTCGTCACAAGAAAGTACTAAAACTAGCCAAAGGTTATTACGGAGCTCGCTCACGTACTTACCGTGTTGCTAAGCAAGCAGTAACTAAAGCTGGTCAATATGCTTACCGTGATCGTCGTCAGAAGAAACGTCAATTCCGTCAACTTTGGATTGCACGTATCAATGCGGCCGCTCGTCAAAATGGTCTGTCATACAGCCGTTTCATTAATGGTTTGAAGAAAGCCTCTATTGAAATCGATCGTAAGATCTTGGCTGATATTGCTGTTTTTGACAAAGTTGTATTTACAACTTTAGTTGAGAAAGCAAAAGAAGCATTAGCTAAGTAA
- the trxB gene encoding thioredoxin-disulfide reductase, whose protein sequence is MSQVRHCELLILGSGPAGYTAAVYAARANLKPVLITGLQQGGQLTTTTEVENWPGDADDLTGPALMERMQKHAEKFDTEILFDHIHSVDLSVRPFKLSGDNGEFTCDALIISTGASAMYLGLDSEEAFKGKGVSACATCDGFFYRNQKVAVIGGGNTAVEEALYLSNIASEVHLIHRRDTFRSEKILTKRLMDKVENGNIILHLDNTLDEVVGDEMGVTGLKMKSTKDGAIKELELMGVFVAIGHSPNTGMFEGQLEMNNGYIKVQSGLNGNATQASIEGVFAAGDVMDQHYRQAITSAGTGCMAALDAERYLDSK, encoded by the coding sequence ATGAGTCAAGTTAGACACTGTGAATTATTGATTTTAGGTTCAGGACCAGCAGGTTACACAGCTGCAGTATATGCCGCTCGCGCAAACTTAAAACCAGTTTTAATAACAGGTTTACAGCAAGGTGGGCAGCTTACTACCACCACAGAAGTAGAAAATTGGCCAGGTGATGCGGATGACCTTACCGGTCCAGCATTGATGGAGCGTATGCAGAAACATGCAGAGAAATTTGATACTGAGATACTTTTCGATCATATTCATTCAGTTGATCTAAGTGTCCGTCCGTTCAAGTTATCGGGTGACAATGGCGAATTTACTTGTGATGCACTGATCATCTCAACTGGCGCTTCAGCCATGTACTTAGGCCTCGACTCAGAAGAAGCCTTTAAAGGTAAAGGCGTATCAGCATGTGCGACTTGTGATGGTTTCTTCTACCGTAACCAAAAGGTTGCAGTCATAGGTGGCGGTAATACTGCTGTTGAAGAAGCACTTTACTTAAGCAATATCGCCTCAGAAGTTCACTTAATTCACCGCAGAGACACATTTCGTAGCGAAAAGATCTTAACCAAGCGTCTTATGGATAAGGTTGAAAACGGCAATATCATTCTTCATTTAGACAACACTCTCGATGAGGTTGTTGGCGATGAAATGGGCGTGACAGGGCTCAAAATGAAGAGCACAAAAGATGGTGCTATTAAAGAGCTAGAACTTATGGGTGTATTCGTTGCAATCGGTCATAGCCCAAATACTGGTATGTTTGAAGGCCAGCTAGAGATGAATAACGGTTACATCAAAGTTCAGAGTGGACTTAACGGTAACGCAACCCAAGCAAGCATTGAAGGTGTCTTCGCAGCAGGTGATGTTATGGATCAGCACTATCGTCAAGCTATCACATCAGCCGGCACCGGTTGTATGGCAGCATTAGATGCCGAGCGTTACTTAGATTCAAAGTAG
- the ald gene encoding alanine dehydrogenase, with amino-acid sequence MIIGVPKEIKNHEYRIGMVPSSVRELTIKGHEVFIETNAGNGIGFTDQDYIDVGASILATAAEVFAKAEMIVKVKEPQAVERAMLREDQLLFTYLHLAPDLPQTEDLIKSGSVCIAYETVTDDRGALPLLAPMSEVAGRMSIQAGAMALEKSMGGRGMLLGGVPGVEPAKVVIIGGGMVGTNAAQMAVGLGADVVILDRSIDALRRLNAQFDNKVKAIYSTADAIEKHVLEADLVIGGVLVPGAAAPKLVTKEHIAKMKPGSAIVDVAIDQGGCIETSHATTHQDPTYIVDEVVHYCVANMPGAVARTSTFALNNATLPYIIKLADLGYRAALLQDKHLLNGLNVMHGKITCKEVAEALNLEFVDPKILLN; translated from the coding sequence ATGATAATTGGTGTACCTAAAGAAATCAAAAACCACGAGTATCGTATTGGAATGGTTCCTTCAAGTGTTCGTGAATTGACAATTAAAGGTCATGAAGTGTTCATTGAAACGAATGCTGGTAACGGAATTGGTTTTACAGATCAAGACTATATAGATGTTGGGGCATCTATATTAGCCACTGCAGCTGAGGTATTCGCAAAGGCTGAAATGATCGTTAAGGTAAAAGAGCCACAGGCAGTTGAACGTGCTATGTTACGTGAAGATCAACTGTTATTTACCTACCTTCACTTGGCTCCAGATTTGCCACAAACTGAAGATTTAATCAAAAGTGGATCAGTTTGTATCGCTTATGAAACTGTGACCGATGACCGTGGTGCCCTGCCTCTTCTAGCACCTATGTCAGAAGTAGCAGGTCGAATGTCAATCCAAGCGGGTGCAATGGCACTTGAAAAGTCAATGGGTGGCCGCGGTATGCTACTTGGCGGCGTTCCAGGTGTAGAACCAGCTAAAGTCGTCATTATTGGTGGCGGCATGGTAGGGACTAACGCTGCACAAATGGCTGTTGGTCTTGGCGCTGACGTCGTTATCTTGGACCGTAGCATCGACGCCCTACGTCGTTTAAATGCTCAGTTCGATAACAAGGTAAAGGCTATCTATTCAACAGCCGATGCCATTGAGAAGCACGTACTTGAAGCTGATCTTGTCATTGGTGGCGTACTGGTTCCAGGTGCTGCAGCACCTAAACTGGTCACTAAAGAGCATATCGCTAAAATGAAGCCAGGCTCAGCCATTGTCGATGTTGCTATCGATCAAGGTGGTTGTATTGAAACTTCACATGCCACAACTCATCAGGATCCAACTTATATTGTTGATGAAGTTGTGCATTACTGTGTGGCTAACATGCCAGGTGCAGTAGCTCGAACTTCCACATTTGCGCTTAACAACGCCACATTACCGTACATCATCAAGCTTGCCGATCTTGGTTACAGAGCCGCTTTATTACAAGATAAGCATCTTCTTAACGGTCTAAACGTCATGCACGGAAAGATCACATGTAAAGAAGTCGCTGAAGCCTTGAACTTAGAGTTTGTTGATCCAAAAATTCTTCTTAACTAA
- the lrp gene encoding leucine-responsive transcriptional regulator Lrp, producing the protein MLNNKKSPIKDLDRIDRNILNELQTDGRISNVELSKRVGLSPTPCLERVKRLEKQGYINGYTALVNPHFLGASLLVFVEITLNRDSSEVFDKFNRAVQLLDDIQECHLVSGDFDYLLKTRVSDMSAYRRLLGETLLRLPSVSDTRTYVVMEEVKQTNKVAINVTAESV; encoded by the coding sequence ATGCTTAATAATAAAAAGAGTCCTATAAAAGACTTAGATCGTATAGATCGAAACATACTTAATGAGTTACAAACAGATGGGCGCATTTCTAATGTAGAACTGTCTAAACGAGTAGGTCTAAGTCCCACTCCTTGTCTCGAGAGAGTTAAACGACTCGAGAAGCAAGGGTATATCAATGGATATACCGCATTAGTAAATCCCCATTTCTTGGGGGCATCTTTACTTGTGTTTGTGGAGATAACGCTGAATCGTGATAGTTCAGAGGTATTTGATAAGTTTAATCGTGCGGTTCAGTTATTAGATGACATTCAAGAATGTCATCTCGTTTCAGGAGATTTCGACTATTTGTTGAAAACCCGCGTGTCAGATATGTCCGCTTATCGTCGCTTGTTAGGTGAGACTTTACTGAGATTGCCATCGGTTTCCGACACTCGTACCTATGTAGTGATGGAAGAAGTTAAGCAAACTAATAAAGTAGCAATCAACGTTACTGCTGAATCAGTTTAA